A part of Tigriopus californicus strain San Diego chromosome 10, Tcal_SD_v2.1, whole genome shotgun sequence genomic DNA contains:
- the LOC131889472 gene encoding chitin deacetylase 1-like produces the protein MCATLVFLAVQANQDPVYVEPGTENIVDETQKSIQDLFKMTAKPSDKYSGETCSDGIARPKREALEYVPCNDLKECSIPHCFCTTKGIWPPFRGVKNEHDFPILPQVVVLALEGAVTPNNVRLFREIFDAGLNPDQCMISGTVFTPLKDSNFVLLNELDSRGNEIAFLPGHFTQNDEGYAVIDNEFNFSRVVERYSALHQPIIGVKLPSDILVSEEHYPSVSAHRYVYDATLRAPLRYSPDMKAYEPPVWPYTLHAEIPHACEEHAPYTCPSRSYYLWEVPSNEFSSPIPGACLSLENCPGHPTRNSTLFVQLLETQLQRSLKTNRAPVVLHIRIETLERSRSHRLRLLQWIKDTLQTHSDVYFISVRRMLEWILSDNGKTEWQPIGKSGVCTADSVKTNCAPEYINLDADAQTYFGNREFLPFCRQQTFSNVEEPLGQD, from the exons ATGTGTGCTACCTTGGTCTTCTTGGCCGTACAGGCCAACCAAGACCCTGTTTATGTGGAACCTGGAACCGAAAATATTGTGGACGAAACTCAGAAGTCCATTcaagatttgttcaaaatgaccGCTAAGCCTTCAGACAAATATTCGGGAGAGACTTGCTCTGATGGGATAGCTCGTCCAAAACGCGAAGCTTTGGAATACGTGCCTTGCAATGACCTGAAGGAATGCTCTATTCCTCATTGCTTTTGCACTACCAAAGGCATCTGGCCACCATTCCGTGGGGTCAAAAACGAACACGACTTTCCCATTCTACCTCAAGTGGTGGTCTTAGCCTTGGAGGGGGCAGTCACTCCCAACAACGTCAGGTTGTTCCGGGAAATATTTGACGCCGGCTTGAATCCGGATCAGTGCATGATCTCGGGCACTGTCTTTACTCCTCTCAAGGACAGcaattttgttcttttaaAC GAGTTGGATAGCAGAGGTAACGAAATCGCCTTCCTACCCGGTCATTTCACTCAAAACGACGAAGGTTACGCTGTTATAGAcaatgaattcaatttctccaGAGTGGTTGAGCGATACTCTGCCCTCCATCAACCCATCATTGGAGTGAAGTTGCCCTCGGACATTCTTGTATCCGAGGAGCATTACCCCTCAGTAAGTGCCCATCGGTACGTCTACGATGCCACTCTGAGGGCGCCCCTGCGTTATTCTCCCGATATGAAGGCTTACGAACCCCCTGTTTGGCCATACACGCTTCATGCAGAGATTCCTCATGCCTGCGAAGAGCATGCCCCTTATACGTGTCCATCGCGATCCTATTACTTATGGGAGGTTCCCTCGAACGAATTTTCTTCGCCCATTCCAGGCGCATGCCTGTCCTTGGAAAACTGCCCTGGTCATCCTACTCGTAACTCGACCTTGTTCGTTCAATTGTTAGAAACGCAATTGCAACGCTCGTTGAAGACGAACCGCGCTCCGGTTGTATTACATATCAGGATCGAGACCCTGGAAAGAAGTCGATCCCATCGCTTGAGGCTGCTTCAATGGATCAAGGATACCCTACAAACCCATAGCGATGTGTATTTTATCAGTGTTCGGAGGATGCTTGAATGGATCTTGAGCGACAATGGCAAAACCGAATGGCAACCCATTGGTAAGAGCGGGGTTTGCACGGCTGACTCGGTGAAGACCAACTGTGCTCCGGAGTATATCAATCTTGATGCGGATGCCCAAACCTACTTTGGAAATAGAGAATTCTTGCCCTTTTGCCGTCAGCAGACCTTTAGCAACGTCGAAGAACCCCTTGGACAAGACTGA
- the LOC131887829 gene encoding cell cycle checkpoint protein RAD17-like isoform X2, translating into MTFVRSTTGGSLWMEIDFEDEPPRESSSTPGPSKRPRPSSHSHAVREPPTKSLSDFDSRPHHELWLAKYEPKSVKYLAVHPKKVDEVRQWLITRSRKNPSPSRIQFSPLLLLTGPSGSGKTATIQALSAELGWSVQDYTCPHDVVAFQRDHERTGPYIPNDEIAFTGQWHSFEQFLLRANRYRSLTDDASSGNGRLVLLEDFPSAVWANTARFRQILKQYHSSSHGDPLILIVSTTSSSQHELNRLLPPHSRSELGLDVITFNPITAGNISKALRVIGETEAKTGRSDFEFPTVESLQSLVEASNGDIRGAINAFQISCLKGIGEDRSMSKRRSLVFPKHSTKTKKSGKRTNTEPNATKGAIGSRDSNLDLFHAIGKVVYAKRGDHAEQHPLLDFQKQWARKELKSNPGDIVELSPMVPESFTCFLHENYLSFFSNITNVAEAADILSQADGLFRQWNSTGKISLEEYGALISVRGLMYYNVPPASTKNQMRTFRKPEYFGAKTKAEERMEALKAALGTSGIGSTELFTVLAPYVIQCQPHSLPANCRELAQFTGQFRTPFPAKETQPEDSGENQDCVDGETEDFFIEEF; encoded by the exons ATGACTTTTGTTCGCAGTACCACGGGAGGCTCTCTG TGGATGGAGATCGATTTCGAAGACGAGCCGCCCCGGGAATCTTCGAGCACCCCAGGACCCAGTAAGCGTCCTCGACCCTCATCTCATTCCCATGCTGTCCGAGAACCACCAACTAAATCATTGAGCGATTTCGATTCCCGCCCTCATCACGAACTCTGGTTGGCCAAATACGAGCCGAAATCGGTCAAATACTTGGCTGTTCATCCAAAAAAGGTCGACGAAGTTCGGCAATGGCTCATTACCCGAAGCCGTAAAAATCCATCCCCAAGTCGAATTCAG TTCAGTCCGTTGCTATTGCTTACCGGACCCTCAGGTAGCGGAAAAACGGCCACGATCCAGGCTTTGAGCGCTGAACTAGGCTGGTCCGTTCAGGATTATACTTGTCCCCATGATGTGGTGGCCTTTCAACGGGACCACGAACGAACGGGACCCTATATTCCAAACGACGAGATCGCCTTCACGGGACAATGGCACTCCTTTGAACAGTTTTTATTGAGAGCTAACCGATATCGTTCTTTAACGGATGATGCCAGCTCTGGCAACGGGAGGTTGGTCCTCCTGGAAGATTTCCCATCAGCCGTGTGGGCTAACACGGCGCGATTCCGGCAGATCCTCAAGCAATACCACTCTAGCTCCCATGGAGACCCGTTGATATTGATTGTGAGCACGACCTCTTCTTCTCAGCATGAGTTGAACCGCCTACTGCCCCCGCACTCCCGATCTGAGTTGGGTTTAGATGTGATCACTTTCAATCCAATAACGGCGGGCAATATCTCCAAAGCCTTGAGGGTCATAGGAGAAACGGAAGCCAAGACTGGTAGATCTGACTTTGAATTTCCCACTGTAGAGTCCCTCCAATCTTTGGTGGAAGCCTCGAATGGGGACATTCGAGGGGCCATTAATGCATTCCAAATCTCTTGCTTGAAAG GTATAGGTGAAGATAGATCGATGTCCAAGCGACGTTCCCTGGTGTTCCCCAAACactcaacaaaaacaaaaaaatcaggcaaaCGCACCAACACTGaaccaaatgccaccaaaGGAGCCATCGGCTCCAGAGATTCCAATCTGGACTTATTTCATGCCATTGGGAAGGTCGTTTATGCCAAACGAGGAGATCATGCGGAACAACATCCGTTgttagattttcaaaaacagtGGGCCCGGAAGGAGCTCAAATCGAATCCTGGTGATATAGTTGAACTTTCTCCAATGGTGCCTGAAAGTTTCACCTGTTTCCTTCACGAGAATTATCTCTCATTCTTTTCGAACATAACGAACGTGGCGGAAGCTGCTGATATTCTAAGTCAAGCCGATGGATTATTCCGTCAATGGAAC AGTACTGGTAAAATTTCGTTGGAAGAATACGGAGCATTGATATCGGTGAGAGGGTTGATGTACTATAATGTTCCTCCTGCCAGCACCAAGAATCAAATGCGGACATTTCGGAAACCTGAATATTTTGGTGCTAAAACAAAAGCGGAAGAGAG AATGGAAGCTCTCAAGGCTGCCCTGGGAACAAGTGGCATTGGAAGCACAGAACTTTTTACAGTACTTGCCCCTTACGTTATTCAATGCCAGCCGCATAGTCTTCCCGCGAATTGCCGCGAACTAGCCCAATTCACAGGACAATTTCGAACGCCTTTCCCTGCAAAAGAAACACAACCGGAGGATTCTGGAGAAAATCAAGATTGCGTCGACGGAGAGACAGAAGATTTTTTCATTGAGGAGTTCTAG
- the LOC131887829 gene encoding cell cycle checkpoint protein RAD17-like isoform X1 encodes MTFVRSTTGGSLKWMEIDFEDEPPRESSSTPGPSKRPRPSSHSHAVREPPTKSLSDFDSRPHHELWLAKYEPKSVKYLAVHPKKVDEVRQWLITRSRKNPSPSRIQFSPLLLLTGPSGSGKTATIQALSAELGWSVQDYTCPHDVVAFQRDHERTGPYIPNDEIAFTGQWHSFEQFLLRANRYRSLTDDASSGNGRLVLLEDFPSAVWANTARFRQILKQYHSSSHGDPLILIVSTTSSSQHELNRLLPPHSRSELGLDVITFNPITAGNISKALRVIGETEAKTGRSDFEFPTVESLQSLVEASNGDIRGAINAFQISCLKGIGEDRSMSKRRSLVFPKHSTKTKKSGKRTNTEPNATKGAIGSRDSNLDLFHAIGKVVYAKRGDHAEQHPLLDFQKQWARKELKSNPGDIVELSPMVPESFTCFLHENYLSFFSNITNVAEAADILSQADGLFRQWNSTGKISLEEYGALISVRGLMYYNVPPASTKNQMRTFRKPEYFGAKTKAEERMEALKAALGTSGIGSTELFTVLAPYVIQCQPHSLPANCRELAQFTGQFRTPFPAKETQPEDSGENQDCVDGETEDFFIEEF; translated from the exons ATGACTTTTGTTCGCAGTACCACGGGAGGCTCTCTG AAGTGGATGGAGATCGATTTCGAAGACGAGCCGCCCCGGGAATCTTCGAGCACCCCAGGACCCAGTAAGCGTCCTCGACCCTCATCTCATTCCCATGCTGTCCGAGAACCACCAACTAAATCATTGAGCGATTTCGATTCCCGCCCTCATCACGAACTCTGGTTGGCCAAATACGAGCCGAAATCGGTCAAATACTTGGCTGTTCATCCAAAAAAGGTCGACGAAGTTCGGCAATGGCTCATTACCCGAAGCCGTAAAAATCCATCCCCAAGTCGAATTCAG TTCAGTCCGTTGCTATTGCTTACCGGACCCTCAGGTAGCGGAAAAACGGCCACGATCCAGGCTTTGAGCGCTGAACTAGGCTGGTCCGTTCAGGATTATACTTGTCCCCATGATGTGGTGGCCTTTCAACGGGACCACGAACGAACGGGACCCTATATTCCAAACGACGAGATCGCCTTCACGGGACAATGGCACTCCTTTGAACAGTTTTTATTGAGAGCTAACCGATATCGTTCTTTAACGGATGATGCCAGCTCTGGCAACGGGAGGTTGGTCCTCCTGGAAGATTTCCCATCAGCCGTGTGGGCTAACACGGCGCGATTCCGGCAGATCCTCAAGCAATACCACTCTAGCTCCCATGGAGACCCGTTGATATTGATTGTGAGCACGACCTCTTCTTCTCAGCATGAGTTGAACCGCCTACTGCCCCCGCACTCCCGATCTGAGTTGGGTTTAGATGTGATCACTTTCAATCCAATAACGGCGGGCAATATCTCCAAAGCCTTGAGGGTCATAGGAGAAACGGAAGCCAAGACTGGTAGATCTGACTTTGAATTTCCCACTGTAGAGTCCCTCCAATCTTTGGTGGAAGCCTCGAATGGGGACATTCGAGGGGCCATTAATGCATTCCAAATCTCTTGCTTGAAAG GTATAGGTGAAGATAGATCGATGTCCAAGCGACGTTCCCTGGTGTTCCCCAAACactcaacaaaaacaaaaaaatcaggcaaaCGCACCAACACTGaaccaaatgccaccaaaGGAGCCATCGGCTCCAGAGATTCCAATCTGGACTTATTTCATGCCATTGGGAAGGTCGTTTATGCCAAACGAGGAGATCATGCGGAACAACATCCGTTgttagattttcaaaaacagtGGGCCCGGAAGGAGCTCAAATCGAATCCTGGTGATATAGTTGAACTTTCTCCAATGGTGCCTGAAAGTTTCACCTGTTTCCTTCACGAGAATTATCTCTCATTCTTTTCGAACATAACGAACGTGGCGGAAGCTGCTGATATTCTAAGTCAAGCCGATGGATTATTCCGTCAATGGAAC AGTACTGGTAAAATTTCGTTGGAAGAATACGGAGCATTGATATCGGTGAGAGGGTTGATGTACTATAATGTTCCTCCTGCCAGCACCAAGAATCAAATGCGGACATTTCGGAAACCTGAATATTTTGGTGCTAAAACAAAAGCGGAAGAGAG AATGGAAGCTCTCAAGGCTGCCCTGGGAACAAGTGGCATTGGAAGCACAGAACTTTTTACAGTACTTGCCCCTTACGTTATTCAATGCCAGCCGCATAGTCTTCCCGCGAATTGCCGCGAACTAGCCCAATTCACAGGACAATTTCGAACGCCTTTCCCTGCAAAAGAAACACAACCGGAGGATTCTGGAGAAAATCAAGATTGCGTCGACGGAGAGACAGAAGATTTTTTCATTGAGGAGTTCTAG